The sequence below is a genomic window from Bacteroidota bacterium.
AAAGTATTTCAATCTGTTCAAAGGAAAAACAAACGCGTGGTAAAAGATGTTAAGAGTCGTGAATTGGAATTCGTGAAAGAAACAACCTCTAATTATCCCGCGCCAGGAAAACAGGTTTGTCATTTCCCAGTAATTCAAACGGCCATTTACGGAATTGACGGAGGTTTTTATTTTTCACGAGCGTATCCACGCCCGTATCCGGCCCGTTGCAGGAAGAGGTATTCATGTAAAGTGTATCGCCGTTCGGGGAAAAAATTCCGTTGCGGTAACCCCATATGTATTTTGAATAATCATAAACCGGTGGCATGTATCTCAGATGAACGATGAATTCATTGGCAGTGGTATCACTCACCATGAAAGTTTCCGTAGTGAAGCAGGAATTATTTTCTTTCAGTTGCAGAGATCGCACCAATGAAAGAGTTGAATCAATTTTTCCATACAGGAATGACGGGTATCCGTGTTCGATTTTGAAATTCACTTTCAAAGTATCGTTCACTGTGAAAGTAAAATCTGCATTCGCAACGCCGTAGTTCACTTCGTCAGGACTGAAATCATACACCACGTAGAATCCTTTTCCTTTTGCTTTACCGTTTTTATTCTCAGAATATTGGTACGAATACTCGCCCGTGCTGTAGTAATTCCGGAGATCAACCGTGGAATCATCAGCGGAGTAATGGCCGATGGCGTGTTTAAAATTGAAATTTCCATCGGGACGTAAAAGAATGAATTTTTGATTGTCATAGAGAAATAATTTCCGGTTATGATGCAGGGTTTCGTAAACTGCAACCGGTTTTACAGGATGGCAGGAAAATGCCAGAACTACAACTGTCAGAAAAGGGAAAAATCTGTTTTTCTTTACCATGTTTAATTAGCCACAAATTTTCACCGATTGCCACAGATTAATCAATGAAAACCCGTGAAATCAGTAACAGATTTTAGCGGGAGATAACAATTCCTGTATTCCAATCACTCACCCTAACTACATAAATTCCTTCTGCTAATTCATTTACAGCAATTTCGTTTTCTCCTTTAATTAATTGCTGAGAAAGGACAATTTCTCCAACGGAATTATAGATCGTGAGCAGATCTTCTTTATTCGAATTAATTTTAAAATATGCAGAAGCCGGATTCGGGTAAAGAGAAATTTCCGGTTGAGAAAAATCAGGAATTCCCGTGGTAAGAACATTTCCCACTTTCATTCCATTGCCGAAACTGCTCACCCACATTTCTCCGGCAATATAAGGATTGAAGAAAACTCTTTCCGGCTGACGGAACGGATAGGAATTTACCAATGAAAAAGTGGGGGTCACATTATTAATGTTGCTGCTCATCCATAATCCCTGCGTTTCAGTTGTAAGATAAATTTCATTGGCATTCGAAGGATTGAATGTGCACGATTCTACGCGATCAAGAGTAGTGCCCGTGAGTTTTGTCCACGACGCTCCGCGATTTGTTGTTTTGTATAATCCGCCTAATCCATTCGGTGGCCCGCCCCAGCCCGAATACACACCGGCGTACCACGTGTTCTGCGACGCATCGTTCGGATCGATCACCACATCTTTTGTCCAGTAATCCATTCCCGCATCAGAAACATCGGTCCACGAATTTCCAACCGGATCGTAAATAAAAACTCCGGAACTCGCCGTGAAAGTTCCGCTGGAATTTCTTCTGCCGGAAAATGATGCGACTAATTTTCCATCGTTAAGAACTGCCAGTGATGCCGGATGTTTTTCTGTGCGCGGAGGAGCGGGCAACAAAGTCCACGTTGATGTTGCAAGATTATTCAGATCGTTGCAGATGTAAACTCCGCCGACTCCTGTTCCGTTGTTGTAATGGATGACGCTTGCGTACGCGCGATTCGGATTATTCGGATCAAGCGCTATCCAGAAAACAGGATGGCCGAATGAATGCAAAGTTGTCCAGGTGGCGCCGTTATTTGTGGAGTACAATAATTTTCCGCTTGCATCGGCCGCATCAAGTTGCGCGTCCTGCAGGCGCGTGCTCTGGTACATATCATGTATGCCCGAAGTGGCGAGATACAAAGTTCCGTTTCCGCCTTTCGCGATCCGGTAAGAAGAATTCGCATTCTGCCCCGTGTAATTGAATGACCATTGCGTTCCGCCATCCACACTTCGAATTCCTTTGATGTCGGAATAACAACTCCACACATTATTTGCATCAATGAAATTTACCTGCCAGCAGGTCGTATTTTCTAATCCTATGCTTGCATAAGATTGATTGGGCGGAGTAGTTGCATTGGCAGGATGCTGGAAAAGTGTATCTGTGTATGCCTGTTTCCATGTTGTTCCCCCATTATTTGTTTTGTGCACGAAACCATAATCACCGAAGAGAACAACATTCGGATCATTCGAAGCAACATCAAAACCAAACGGACATTCACCATAACTCCAGCCACGATCGCCGCCTTGTCCGCTCCAGCCGGTGATAATATTCTGATTATTTGCCGTATTAAAAACACGTGTCCAGCTACCACCGGCATTGGAAGATTTCATAATGTTCGGTTCGGAATTCGAATTACTTCCTGCAACGTAAACTGTATTGATATCTGTTCCCGCCATTTTAATGAACATCGGATAATCTGTATTTAAAGTAATTCCAGTTGATGCAGCGGTCCAGTTGGTAACGCCGTAATCACATTTGTAAACGTTCGAATAAAATCCCCAGTAATCACTTCCCTGCACGCCCACGTAAACATTCGCCGCATCGGAAGTGAGACAAAAAAATCGTGTAGTGCCTCCCACTTTCGCTGCAGTGAAACTCCAGATCTGTTCATTCACACCAAGGCCGGTGATCGTTGCAGTGGTCCATGTTCCTCCTCCGTTCGTTGAAACAAGAACACCGTCGTTCGTCCCGATGTAAATATTATTTCCATCGAAGAAAACTCCGCCCACCACATTTCCTGCGCCTATGTTGATGCAGGTGTGAATGGAAGTGAAGGATGTTCCTCCATTCGAAGAAAAATAAATCTGATCGTATTGGGAAATGATAACGCGATTGGAATTATTGTAATCGACATCGATGGTCCATGCGTCCTGCGTCGCATCGGGATTTCCGCTGAGAATATTCCACGTTACTCCATTGTCTGTCGATTTCACCGGTGTGCCAATGTCGCTGATATACGCGATGGAGTACAGAAGATTTGCAGTTGACGTGTAACACACTTTCGAATTATGTCCGCCCATGAATTGTGTAAAATCCACTTGCGAATAAGTTGCACCAAAATTTGTAGTGTGAAAAAGTTCCGACATATCGCACGCCACATAATATTCATTGTGATTTGCAGGATTTATGCTCGGAGAAAAAAGTGCACCTCCGCCACCAATTCCTCGTGGTGAAAATGAGGAAGGCTGAGCGATGAGTGCAGAGATAGCAGGAAGGAGAATGGAGAAAGTGAGTAAAAATCTTTTCATGGGTAGTTTGATTAGCAAGACTAAATTAGAAATTTCGATGAGCGGATCGTTGTAATCGATAATTAAATTGAAATTCCGGCTTTACACTGCGTATATTTGTAGTGTCGGAATAATGATGTTGAACGAACATAAACCAATTATAGCATGTATCCTCCTCAATTAGTATTACCTATGAAAGCCGAGCTTACGGAAGCCGGTTTTGAAGATGCGGCGACTCCCGAAAAAGTGGACGAGGCGCTTAAATCTTCAGGAACAGTTTTGATGTTTGTCAATTCTGTTTGCGGATGCGCAGCGCGTACGGCGCGCCCGGGCGTTAAACTTTCGGTGCAGGGCGATGGAAAAAAACCATCGAAGCTTGCAACTGTTTTCGCCGGTTTCGATACCGAAGCCACTGCCGAAGCAAGAAAATATTTTCTTCCTTACCCGCCGTCATCTCCCTCCATTGCACTTTTTAAAGACGGAAAACTCGTTCATTTTGTAGAACGTCATCATATAGAAGGACGCTCAGCAGAAATGATTGCTGATCATCTGAAAGAAGCTTATGCAGAATTCTGTTAGGCAGTTGTGAGAATGGAGGAGCGTGGAGAGCAGAATTAATTTCATAAGGGCATCTCTAATAACTTCGAACTGCTGTGTTGGGCTACGTCCTCAAAATCCTCATTTACGAATAGTAAACTCCGGTTTTTCGGACTTGCCCTCCTTGCATTTCTGTGTTTTTAAACAGCCTCTAATGTTACATTTCTGATTCCGCTCTCCGTTCGTCTGCCTATTTCAATTCCGAAATGTGTTTTTCAATTTTCGCGAGCTGCTTAGATTTTGTTTTTGTGAAGCAGCGCATCGTCCGGGCATAATCGGATATCTTTTCTAATTTCTCTCTCGAAGGCGGAGCATCGCCGGAAGAATAAAAATAAGGCACCACTGCCAGAACATATTTTCCGCTGGTGTAATCATACGCCATACCTGTTGCAGTGGAATAATTTGTTTTTCGTCCGTAGATCCGGTCTGCTGTGGCAATGATGGAATCCGTGGCGTGCTGAAGTTGTTTGCTGTAATGGCGGATGGAATCTTTCTCTGAAGTATTCTGAATTTCCGCTGATAAAAGATTGGCACGCTGAATGTAATTTTCCATTCGTGGTTTAAGAAGAACGCAGCGCATGCTGTCGATTTGTTTGTCGAGCAATGAATCCTGTGCTTCTGAAGCAACAGGGAGTAATGCCATAAAAAGCAGGAGAGGAGTACAATTTTTCATTGGAAGATTTTTTTGGTTTATATCTTCCTGAACGTTTTCAAAAAAAATACGTTCGCCCGTATTTATAAGTGGAATATCTGAAAATGCATCCGGCATAAAATGAAAAAAGCCAGCACAAGCGGACTTTAACAATAAAAAATTATTTTTTATAACAGTAACTTCTTTCGATACAATTCCGTCTTATTAATTTAATATTCCCCCATTCTCAATTCATTTCTTCACCACTTTCGGCACTTTGAAATAATCGGAATCAATTAAACATGGCCAAAATGATTTTCTGCTGGTCAGTTGGCAGAACTTTAACTAACCATTCACGGAGCGTTTTTATTGCCGGCGAATTTTTCTTTATGACTTCCGACACAAAACTCTTAAGCTTCGAATTTTCCTCCACTGCATTATCCTTTGAAGCATTAATCAAATCTTCCAAATTATGAAATCCAAATTCTTCGGGTTTAATTTTACAAATTGAAGCTTGCTTCCAAATCCAGCTTTCGAATGCAGGATTTAAACGGATCAGGTATTTCTGCGTATTGGGCTTTCTGAAAATCCTTAGGCCATCTGTTTCAAACCGATCTTCAAAAATTTCAAAATGACTCAGCAGAGGATTATGAGCGTCTCTTTTGAATTTATCAGTATCAGCAATTCCAATAATAAACTCATGAGAAGGCTCGTAATCAATAAGGGCCTTCACAACCTTACTTATTCCTTTTCGGTGACCTGGTTTTCCACGCTGAAGAATTAATTCAACAAGAAGAGTGTCCGAATAACACTCCGGAAATACGCGCTTTAATTCAATCATTTTTCGAATGCGGGAATATTGAAAAATAAATCAATACCATTTTCCATAATGTTACCGATCTCTTTGTCGGTTAAAGCTCTGGCCTTAGTTTCGTAATTCTCATACGTACAAATAAAAATTGCTACATCTTTCGGATCGCACTGCTCTATAAACGGAGTAAGAAGGTAAGGGCTATGAGTCGCGATAAAAAATTGATTATTCTTGCTTTCAATCACCTTGTCGGCGAACATTGAAATATATTTTGGGAACGAATGCGCCTCCGGTTCCTCGAAAATAATAATAGAATCGTCGTTTGTTTCTATCGCGGCAAAATGAAAAATTATTCTCTGAAGGGTGTCAGCTGCTAACGAATAAGGAATCTTATAAACCCGATTACCAACTCGCTTTTGAACATCCAATTTATTGGTCTGAGTATCGATCAAAAGATCCAACCCATATTTTGAAAAAAAGCGACTGCACTCTTCGTACAATTTTGAATTGTGTTCCAGAATAGAATATAAATTTTCTCCGTATGGTGATGCTAAAAACCCGGAAAATGGATTTGATTCCTTTTGATTAGCAGTGAAAATGTATCTACGAAAAGGGTTAGTATACCTCAAGCTATTTGTGTGGGACGAATGTTCACCCGATAATTGGATTAGGAATGGTTTAATTGGTTTGCTAAAAATGTCACTGTTTGTAGCATTATTAGATGTAAAAAGCTGATATGCTTCATAGTTTTGTTGACCATCCAAAAACTTGCTCATAAACTCATGGTCTGGGCCAAGAATTATTTCATAATTGTCATGCGTTCCTTTTTGAAATCTCAACATAGCAATTCCTATATCGGTCTTTACAGACACAACTTGATTTCTGTCTTGATCAAAAAAAAGATTCCCAATCTTTTCGAACCGAATCTGGTTGGAAAGGGCTTGTTTGTTAGAATTAAATAATGTGACTGAAAAAAGAGATAAAGATTCCAAGATGTTAGATTTCCCCACATTCGGCTCACCAATAAAAACATTGATCCGCTTGCAATCCAACTTCAAGTTCTTTACAGATTTGAAATTATTGATCTCAAGAGTAGTTATGTTATTTTTCATTGTTAACTAAGATAGTTATTTCTTCTTCACCACTTTCGGCACTTTGAAATAATCGGAATCATGTTTCGGTGCATTGCGCAGAACATCTTTTTTCGGCAGCGGATCTTTCACCACATCTTCGCGCAGGTGGTTCACTTCATCCGTCATGTAAATGAGCGGTTCAACATTATCCGTATTCAGTTCATTCAGTTTTTCCACGAAGCCGAGCATATTATTCATATCGGCGATCATCTTCTGCTCTTTTTCATTCTCAAATTCGAGACGGGCCAGATGCGCTACATCCTGTACGGTTTTACTGTCGATCTTCATTTTGTTTCAGCGTTGCTGCGATCAGTTCGCGGACTTTATGCCGCAAAGGTATCAAATCTTCCTCGGTCATTCCCTTCGTGGAAATGGGTTGGTGTACGATCACATGCGTAATGCCCGGGCGTCCGTGCGATTTGAAAAATCCTCCGTTCTGCAGAAATTTCCAGTTGTCGAGAAAAGTGATGGGCACAATGGGAACCTGGTTTTCTATTGCGAGGCGGAATGCGCCGTTCTTGAAATTTTTTAAATTCCCTTTCGATTCGATCGTTCCTTCGGGATAAATGAAAACACTTTCTCCGTTACGTAATTTTTCTGTCGCTCGCTGGAACGCTGCATACGATCCGCTTCTTGTTGTGCGATCGACATAAATATTCATTCCCTTGAAAAACATTCTCAGCAGCGGAGCTTTGTCAATTTCTGCTTTTCCCATGTACACGAAATAAACCGGAACAGCAATGTAGCTGATCACAATATCGAGATAGGAAGAATGATTCGCCACAAAAATGCAGGGGCCTTTTATAGCGCGGGGATCGCATCGTCTTTTCACACGCGGAAAAATTCCCGGAATGGTGAGCACCCATCGCGCCCAGATGCGCATGAACCAAAATGAAGTGCGGTAACGTTTCATTGAAAGCAAAACAAAAAACAACGGCCACAGGAGGATCATGCTCACGATGAAATTCAGCGCGAATAATAATTTCCACAATGCTCGTGGGAGTATTCCTATGTAGTGCATGAACACAGCGGGAGGATTACGGATTTGTACGGAGAATACAGATTACAGATCGAAACAGATTTTACAAAGGTAGCAGGTATCAAGTAGCAGGTATTCTCCTTTACAAAAATTCATGATGCCTGATACCAGCTACTTGATACCTTTGCGTCATGGCACGCATTCTCACCGGCATTCAAAGCACCAACATTCCTCATCTCGGAAATCTTCTTGGCGCGATCATTCCTGCGATCAATCTTTCGAGGCAGAGCGGCAACAACAGTATTTTTTTTATTGCTGATCTTCATTCGCTCACCTCGGTGAAAGACGCACAGTTCCGCAGGGAAAGTTCGGATGCAGTGGCAGCAACGTGGCTTGCATTCGGATTAGATACAGAAAAAAATATTCTCTTCCGGCAGAGTGATGTTCCGGAAGTTTGCGAACTCACGTGGTATCTCGATTGCTTCATGTCGTATCAGCGTTTGCAACTCGCCACTTCTTTCAAAGACAAATCCGATAATCTTTCGGATGTGAATGCAGGATTGTTCACGTATCCTGTTCTGATGGCGGCAGATATTCTTTTGTACGATACGAATTTTGTTCCCGTGGGAAAAGACCAGATGCAGCATCTCGAATTCACACGCGACCTGGCGGAGAAAGTAAATCATCATTACCAGAAAGATGTTTTTGTCGTGCCCGAAGTGAAAGTGGATGAAGTAGTGATGTCTGTTCCCGGAATTGACGGAAGAAAGATGAGCAAGTCTTACAACAACTTCATCAATATTTTTCTTCCGGAAAAAGAACTGAAGAAAGTGATCATGAGTATCGTTACCGATTCCACTCCGCTCGAAGCGCCGAAGAATCCCGATAAGGATAATGTTTTTTCATTGTATAAATTAATGGGAAGCGCGGAACAAACGGAAGATCTTCGTAAAAAATATCTTGCCGGAAATTTCGGATATGGCCACGCGAAGAATGCGTTACTCGAATTAATTCTTGATAAATATAAAACAGAACGCGAGCGTTACGATCATTTCATGAAAGACCGTGCGGCACTGGATGCAGAATTGAAAAAGGGAGAAGACAAAGCGAGGGCTATTGCGACTATTACTTTAGCCAGAGTCAGACAAGTACTCGGCTTTAAGATTTAATAATTCAAAGATTCAAGGATTTACGAATAAGGATTTCCTCAATCGAATTTTTGAATTATTAAATTCTAATTCGAAATATTCCCGCTGATCGTTTTTGAACTTACCGGCGCCTGCATCTCATCGTTTTTAAATAAATAACCGTTGATGTAGATCGCAAATTTTATATCGAATGTGGGATCCGTGCAATCGACTTTCATGGAAACAAATTGTCCGCGGTCAAGTTCTAATGTTGGCGAACTCCAGTGATCGGACGAGGAAGAAGAAATTGTGGTGGTTCCGGTTTTATCTGAAGTGAAAGCGATGTCGTACGTTGGTGAAGCGGAAGAAATTTCACTCACGGAGTAAACCACTTTCAACGGAATCGGTTTGTCTTTTTTACAGGAAGAAAGGGCAGTAAAAATTATCAACGACAAATAAATTGCTTTTTTCATCTGTACAGGTTTACGAATTTTATTTGCCGAAAGTTCGCTTATTCTATATTTGGCTTCAATCGGGGGATAGTCGGCGATAACATCAATGCAGAATGGGGAATGGGGAATTGGCTTAGGCAAATAAAGGGAGGGCTCGCGCGCATTCTGCATTCTCAATTCTCAATTAGCAGGTTACAACCCCGCAGATCGCTGTTATCAAATCTCCCGAGAATTTCAAAACTACCGTCGTCATATTTTTTTCCGAGATCGGAAGTTGAAATAAAACTGCAGCTGTAAAGATTCGCAAGATCGATAATGTTCACTCCGCCTGTTTTTCCATTCGGCGCGTTCGTCAACGGATCATTCATTTCACGAATGATAATTTTCATCCACGGCGGACAATTGAAAATTCCATCTCCTTTTGAGTACGCCTGTGAAAGCAATTCCGTCATGCCATATTCCGAATGAATTTTTTCCAAATCGAAAGTTTTTTTCAGAATAGCATGAACTTCTTCACGCACCATTTCACTGCGCTTGCCTTTCATGCCGCCGGTTTCCATAATGATCACATTTTTCAGTTGCTGCGGAAATTTTTCTGCAAGATCAAGTAAAGCATACGTTACACCGAGCAGAAATATTTTTTTACCGGAAGCGGTATTTTTTTTCAGCAGTACATTCAGCTTCTCAAATTCATCCAGGAAAAATCCGGAATCAGCATTTTTACTTTCCCGGATCAAACGATCTGCCATGTACACCAGCGAAGATCCATTACGTTCGAGATAAGAAGGAAGCAGCGCGACAAAAGTGTATTGCGAAACATCACCGTAAAAAATATTGAACGAACGCATAAAGCTTTCTTCATACAGTTTTACTTCCGCTACATGATGCTTGCTTGTTTCCTGTCCTGTTGTTCCGCTGCTGCTGAAAATAAGTTCAGGATCTTTTCCACGCGAATAAACCGGGTGCGTTTTAAAAAATTCAACCGGTAGAAAAGGGATTTTGTCAAGTGAGTTGACGAGCATAGGTGTCCGGCGGAATGCATCACAGAAATTCTGGTACACTTCACAATTCGCATACTGGAAACGGAAAACATCCAACGCGAGTGAATCGAAATTCTTCTCATCAACTTCAAAAATTCTATTGCGAAGATCGGCGGGATTCATACTACAAAGGTATTAAGGTATTAAGGTATTGGGGTAATAAGGTAGTCAGGCAATGATCTGAAAGCTGATCCTCCTTAGTACCCCAATACCTTAATACCCTAATACCTTACATGCACGCATTCACGATGTAATACACAATTGCAGACAACGCAGCAGAGACTGGGATCGTAAGTATCCATGCCCAGAGTAAATTGAACGTTACTCCCCAGCGAACTGCACTCAATCTTTTTGTTGCGCCCGCGCCGATCACTGAACCCGCCATCGTGTGCGTAGTGCTCACCGGAATTTTAAGATTTTCCGTGAAGAATAAAGTAATTGCACCCGCAGTAGAAGCCGCCACTCCTTCGAATGGAGTGAGCTTTGTGATTTTCGTTCCCATCGTCTTGATAATTTTCCATCCGCCGCTCAGCGTTCCTAATGCAATTGCAGTGTAGCAGGAAAGCGGAACCCAGATGGGCATGTGTTCGAATGTGTCGAGTTTATTGGAAGCGATCAATGCAGCAGTGATTATACCCATTACTTTCTGCGCGTCGTTTCCACCATGGCCGATACTGAATGCGGCAGAAGAAAGAAGTTGCAATCTTTTGAACCATGCTGAAGCCCTTGCATTATTGAGTGTGCTGAGAAATAAAGTGAAGATCGAAAGAATGATAAGTATTGTTCCGAGTAACAACCATTTGAAATTTTCTTTTGCAAGAAGGATCTTGCTGATATCTTCCGCTTTTCCTTTGCCGGTTGTTTTCTTTCCGAAATCAGCAAGGAAATTTTTAGCGTGCTTGAATAAAGTAGAATCATTTTTCTTCGTGATCATCATAGTATCGCGCATGAATGAAAGTGTGATCCTTGTTTCGCCGACGGTGTCTTTAAAATCGGCAATGACGGTGACCGGGGTTTTGCTGATGGAGTCAACTGCGAATCTACTTGCAACAATGCGATCGGTACCTGATACTGTCGCTTTGTTTTTGGTCATCGCATCATTCCATGCTTTTCTTGTTTCTTCCGGCGTTGCATCAAAAACTTTTGATTTAATTACATCTTTTTTTATTCCATTTATTTCCACAGTTTTAATTTCTCCTTTGATGCCTGCTTTATCAGGATGCAGATCAAGCACCGACCAGATGTACCAGGAAATACAAATCATGATCGCGAGCGAAATAATTTTCGGAACCACTCCTTTGCGGAAAGAATTGAGAAGCCAGATGGAAGTAATGTAGGCGATGATCATTCCAATAACCGGAGCAAGAATAATAAAGCTTGTAGTTTTGATCACCGGTTCAGGATTGATGGAATGGATTCCCGCGTGCGCCATGGCTGCGCCGGCGAATCCGCCAATGAGCGTGTGCGAAGAAGAAGAAGGAATTCCGTACCACCATGTTGCGAGATTCCAGATGATGGCGCCTATGAGTCCGGAAAGAACCACCGGCAAAGTGATGTATTCTTTATATACCGTTTTTGCAATGGTATTTGCTACTCCGTGATCGCGGAAAATAAAGAACGCGACGAAATTGAAAACTGCAGCCCATATCACCGCTTGCAATGGCGTCAGAACTTTTGTGGAAACGATCGTAGCAATGGAATTCGCCGAATCATGAAATCCATTGATGAAATCAAAGATCAGTGCGAGTATGATGACGGTAACAAGAAGAGCCATTTTTCTTTTTGCGCGTTTAGATTATTGAATAGAATTTTTTATTACGCGTATTTGATGATGATCGAGTCGATCGTATTCGCAGCATCTTCACATTTATCAGTTGCAGTTTCGAGCGCCTGGAGAATTTCTTTCAGCTTGATGAGTTTGATCGCATCTTTTTCATCGTCAAATAATCGTGCGATCGCCATATTGAAAACATCGTCTGCATTGTTCTCAAGTGAATTGATCTTCACACATGCTTCTTTGATCTCGGTAATTCGTTTCATTCCTTCAAGATTCGTCACCGCAACATTCAGTTCGATGGCGCCTTTGAGAATGATTTCCGAGAGCATCACCATCGCTTCGTTGATCTCGGTGATCTTGTAGAGGTCGATGCGTTTCGCAGTTCCTTCAATGAGATCTACGATATCATCGATCGCGGAAGCGAGTGCGTGAATGTCTTCGCGGTCGAAAGGAGTAATAAAATTTCTTCCGAGTTCATTGAAGATCATGTGCGTGATATTGTCTCCTGTGTGTTCCAGGTGTTCAATCTCTTTAATGAGTTCGCGGCGTTTTTCCGGTGGAGCATTCACAAGTTCAACAAGAACTTTCGAAGTCTTTACAAGATTTTCTGTTGCCTGGTGAAAGAGCGGAAAAAATTTCCGGTCTCGCGGAAGAAGGAATGAGAGGACTCCCATAGTGTTAAGTTTTAGTTAATCGAATGATAGGCAAATGTAAAGTGGTCAACAGACGCCAATGTTAAGCCAATGTTAACGGGATAACTTGTTAGTAAGTCAGAAATAGAAAAGAATAAACCGGATATCAGTCCTTCACATGCTTCAGAACTTTCGCCTCAATGAAGAAGATGATCTCCTCTGCAATATTCTTTGTCTGATCGCCCACACGCTCGAGCTTGCGAAGAATGGAAAGTGTATTCAGATAATGCAGTGGCAATGGTTTCGATTCCTGGATCGATCTCAATGTAAGTTGTGTACCCGCCTTGTTGATCGCGTCGAGAATATCATCTTTCACAAAAACTTTTCTTGCCTGTGAAGTATCTTCTTTGATCAACGCGTCCTGTGCATCATCCATCATCGACAAAGCGGTCCCGAACATTTCTTCCACACGATAATCTTTCAGCATATCGAGCGGGAAAGCTTCACGCACATCAAGCACATACCGCGCAATTCCTTCCGCATTATCACCAATTCGTTCAAGATTGGAATTGATCT
It includes:
- a CDS encoding T9SS type A sorting domain-containing protein; this translates as MKRFLLTFSILLPAISALIAQPSSFSPRGIGGGGALFSPSINPANHNEYYVACDMSELFHTTNFGATYSQVDFTQFMGGHNSKVCYTSTANLLYSIAYISDIGTPVKSTDNGVTWNILSGNPDATQDAWTIDVDYNNSNRVIISQYDQIYFSSNGGTSFTSIHTCINIGAGNVVGGVFFDGNNIYIGTNDGVLVSTNGGGTWTTATITGLGVNEQIWSFTAAKVGGTTRFFCLTSDAANVYVGVQGSDYWGFYSNVYKCDYGVTNWTAASTGITLNTDYPMFIKMAGTDINTVYVAGSNSNSEPNIMKSSNAGGSWTRVFNTANNQNIITGWSGQGGDRGWSYGECPFGFDVASNDPNVVLFGDYGFVHKTNNGGTTWKQAYTDTLFQHPANATTPPNQSYASIGLENTTCWQVNFIDANNVWSCYSDIKGIRSVDGGTQWSFNYTGQNANSSYRIAKGGNGTLYLATSGIHDMYQSTRLQDAQLDAADASGKLLYSTNNGATWTTLHSFGHPVFWIALDPNNPNRAYASVIHYNNGTGVGGVYICNDLNNLATSTWTLLPAPPRTEKHPASLAVLNDGKLVASFSGRRNSSGTFTASSGVFIYDPVGNSWTDVSDAGMDYWTKDVVIDPNDASQNTWYAGVYSGWGGPPNGLGGLYKTTNRGASWTKLTGTTLDRVESCTFNPSNANEIYLTTETQGLWMSSNINNVTPTFSLVNSYPFRQPERVFFNPYIAGEMWVSSFGNGMKVGNVLTTGIPDFSQPEISLYPNPASAYFKINSNKEDLLTIYNSVGEIVLSQQLIKGENEIAVNELAEGIYVVRVSDWNTGIVISR
- a CDS encoding BrxA/BrxB family bacilliredoxin, with the translated sequence MYPPQLVLPMKAELTEAGFEDAATPEKVDEALKSSGTVLMFVNSVCGCAARTARPGVKLSVQGDGKKPSKLATVFAGFDTEATAEARKYFLPYPPSSPSIALFKDGKLVHFVERHHIEGRSAEMIADHLKEAYAEFC
- a CDS encoding AAA family ATPase — encoded protein: MKNNITTLEINNFKSVKNLKLDCKRINVFIGEPNVGKSNILESLSLFSVTLFNSNKQALSNQIRFEKIGNLFFDQDRNQVVSVKTDIGIAMLRFQKGTHDNYEIILGPDHEFMSKFLDGQQNYEAYQLFTSNNATNSDIFSKPIKPFLIQLSGEHSSHTNSLRYTNPFRRYIFTANQKESNPFSGFLASPYGENLYSILEHNSKLYEECSRFFSKYGLDLLIDTQTNKLDVQKRVGNRVYKIPYSLAADTLQRIIFHFAAIETNDDSIIIFEEPEAHSFPKYISMFADKVIESKNNQFFIATHSPYLLTPFIEQCDPKDVAIFICTYENYETKARALTDKEIGNIMENGIDLFFNIPAFEK
- the gatC gene encoding Asp-tRNA(Asn)/Glu-tRNA(Gln) amidotransferase subunit GatC, with translation MKIDSKTVQDVAHLARLEFENEKEQKMIADMNNMLGFVEKLNELNTDNVEPLIYMTDEVNHLREDVVKDPLPKKDVLRNAPKHDSDYFKVPKVVKKK
- a CDS encoding 1-acyl-sn-glycerol-3-phosphate acyltransferase; this translates as MHYIGILPRALWKLLFALNFIVSMILLWPLFFVLLSMKRYRTSFWFMRIWARWVLTIPGIFPRVKRRCDPRAIKGPCIFVANHSSYLDIVISYIAVPVYFVYMGKAEIDKAPLLRMFFKGMNIYVDRTTRSGSYAAFQRATEKLRNGESVFIYPEGTIESKGNLKNFKNGAFRLAIENQVPIVPITFLDNWKFLQNGGFFKSHGRPGITHVIVHQPISTKGMTEEDLIPLRHKVRELIAATLKQNEDRQ
- the trpS gene encoding tryptophan--tRNA ligase — its product is MARILTGIQSTNIPHLGNLLGAIIPAINLSRQSGNNSIFFIADLHSLTSVKDAQFRRESSDAVAATWLAFGLDTEKNILFRQSDVPEVCELTWYLDCFMSYQRLQLATSFKDKSDNLSDVNAGLFTYPVLMAADILLYDTNFVPVGKDQMQHLEFTRDLAEKVNHHYQKDVFVVPEVKVDEVVMSVPGIDGRKMSKSYNNFINIFLPEKELKKVIMSIVTDSTPLEAPKNPDKDNVFSLYKLMGSAEQTEDLRKKYLAGNFGYGHAKNALLELILDKYKTERERYDHFMKDRAALDAELKKGEDKARAIATITLARVRQVLGFKI
- a CDS encoding acyl transferase, producing the protein MNPADLRNRIFEVDEKNFDSLALDVFRFQYANCEVYQNFCDAFRRTPMLVNSLDKIPFLPVEFFKTHPVYSRGKDPELIFSSSGTTGQETSKHHVAEVKLYEESFMRSFNIFYGDVSQYTFVALLPSYLERNGSSLVYMADRLIRESKNADSGFFLDEFEKLNVLLKKNTASGKKIFLLGVTYALLDLAEKFPQQLKNVIIMETGGMKGKRSEMVREEVHAILKKTFDLEKIHSEYGMTELLSQAYSKGDGIFNCPPWMKIIIREMNDPLTNAPNGKTGGVNIIDLANLYSCSFISTSDLGKKYDDGSFEILGRFDNSDLRGCNLLIEN